The window CCATTGTTTCTTTCTCCTAAAAGATTTTCTACAGGAATCTTCATATCATTGAAGAAAACCTGACGGGTAGAAGAGGCACGGATTCCTAATTTGTGTTCTTCCTCTCCGAAAGTTAAGCTTTCCGGGTTTTCAAGTTCAGATCTGTTGATCACAAAACCTGTAATATTTTTATCATCATCAATTTTAGCGAATAATGTGAATGTATCTGCAAATCCTGCATTGGAGATCCACATTTTCTGTCCGTTGATGATATAATGCTTTCCGTCTTCGGAAAGTTTGGCTTTTGTTTTTCCTGAATTCGCGTCAGAACCAGCATCCGGCTCTGTCAGACAGTAAGCTCCGAATTTTGTTCCTGCTGCTAAATCCGGAAGGTATTTTTTCTTCTGCTCTTCCGTTCCGTAAAGAACGATCGGAAGCGTACCGATACCGGTGTGCGCCCCATAGGCCGTAGCCAATGAACCTGTAGTTCCGGAAATATAGTCACAAGCAAGCATTGTTGTTACAAAGCCCATTCCAAGACCTCCGTATTCTTCAGGAACCGCGATTCCCAGCATTCCCATTTCTCCCAGTTTACGCATGGTCTCTTCAGTAAATGCGTAATCTTTCTTCTCAAAACGTTCTCTTTGAGGAACTACTTCTCTATCTATAAATTCCTTCGCAGAATCACGAAGCATCTTTTGTTCTTCATTCAGTTCTTCAATACTGAAAATTTCGTTTGCAGGAATCTGTTTAATCAGGAATTCCCCGCCTTTTAATGTAGCCATATATTATTTTGTTTTTAAATTTTTTGAGACATTCAGATAATAGATGGATAGATGATAGATTGTTAGTATGGTCTACTTTCTATCTGTCTATTATCTCTTTGTCTTTTTTATTAATCTCTATTTAAAGTATTCTGAAATACCATTGTCGCTTTTTGAAATTCTTCAATTTTAATTTCAAAGATTTCGGTTTTTTCATCAGATAAATATTTTCTATGATTTGCCAACAATAGTTGTGTTTGCAATTCAAATGAAGAACCTAAAGAAATGTCTAAAAAATGACTGAAAGACTTATTTGTTCTGCTTGAGCCTTCGGCTATGTTTGAAGGAATTGAAATTGAACATCTGTCCATTTGGCTTTTCAACCCATATTTTTCATAAGTTGGAAAAGTATCTGTAATATCTAAAGTCAACTTTGATAATTCCATACCCATTTGCCAAATTTTAAGCTTCTTAAAATTGTGCCTTTTAAAATCATTCATGCATTCCTTGTATTTTTACCTTCTATTATCTATCAGTCTATTTTCTATTTGTCTATCTAAAGTAGTTCAAAAATAGAAGCAGCTCCCTGGCCTGTTCCCACGCACATAGAAACCATTCCGTACTTGTTGCCGCGTCTTCTCATTTCGTCCAGAAGCTGTACTGTTAGCTTTGTTCCGGTACATCCAAGCGGGTGTCCAAGGGCGATTGCTCCTCCGTTTACGTTTAAGATATCAGGATTTAAGCCTAATTCTTTTTTAATAGCAACAGATTGAGAGGCGAAAGCTTCGTTCAGCTCGATCAAATCAATATCTTTTAATTCTAAACCAGCCTGTTTCAACGCTTTTGGAATAGCATAAATTGGCCCCATTCCCATGATTCTTGGTTCTAATCCGGCTGCAGCATAAGCCACTAATCTTGCCTGAGGCTCCAGTCCTAATTCTTTTACCATTTCCTCACTCATTACCATGACAAAAGCGGCTCCGTCACTCATCTGAGAAGAGTTTCCGGCCGTTACACTTCCTCCGTTGGCAAATACAGGTCTAAGTTTTGCTAAACCAGCTAAAGAAGTATCGGCTCTTGGACCTTCATCTACTGAAAAATCAAATTTCTTAGTCTGCAGTTTCTGATTTTCGTCCAGGAAGTTATATTCTACAGGAATCGGAACAATCTGGTTAGCGAATTTTCCTTCCTGATTTGCTTTTAAAGCTTTCATATGGGATTCAAAAGCAAACTGATCCTGTTCTTCTCTGGTAATATTATATTGTTTTGCCACTTCTTCGGCTGTGTAACCCATTCCCCAATAGTAATCAGGGTTTGTTTTTGCGATATCTGTTTCCGGAACCGGCTTATAACCTCCCATCGGAATGTATGACATAGATTCTGTACCTCCCGCGATAATACAGTCTGCCATACCAGCCTGGATTTTTGCCGAAGCAATAGCAATTGCCTCACTTCCTGAAGCACAGTATCTGTTTACCGTTACTCCCGGAACTTTATCGGTATTTAATCCCATCAAAGAGATCAGACGTGCAACGTTCAGCCCCTGCTCAGCTTCCGGCATTGCATTTCCTACGATAAGGTCATCAATTCTGTTTTTATCTAATTGTGGTAGCTCAGCCATTAATTTTTCAATAACGGTAGCCGCCATGACATCAGGTCTTGTAAATCTTAAACTTCCTTTTGGAGCTTTTCCAACGGCAGTTCTGAACCCTTTTACTATGTATGCTGTTTTCATTTTTTTGTTTAATTAAATTGTTTTAAGAATTTTTGCCTCGTAGAGGTAAACTGTTCATAGATATTGTTTCTGCAATGTGGGGAGCTCCGTAGGAGCGACCTGTTAATCATTAACCCATTCAAATAAATATTTTGGATCATATTCTATTTCAAATTTTGACATAAAATCCAGATACTCTTCTCTAAAAGATTTGTTTTTATGATGTTCTTCCTGATTTAAAATATATTTTACAACAGAATCAACACTGCTTTTAGAATATGAAAAAGCTCCGTAACCTTCCTGCCAGTTAAATTTTCCATTTACCCATCCTTTTTCATTGATGAATTTTGAAGAACCCGCCTTAATATCTCTTACTAAATCTGAAACGGATAGTGAGGGATTCATACTTATGAGAATATGGACATGGTCCGGCATTGCAAACACTGCGAATAATTTTTGGTTTCTGTGCGAAACAATGCCTGTTATAAACTGATGTAATTCTTCTCTGTTTTCTTTTGAAATCAGATTTTGTCTCCCTTTTACAGCGAAAACAATTTGAATGTAAATCTGAGTGTAGGTATTTGCCATCGCATTAACAGGTCGCCTCTACGAGGCTTTTCAGTTTTTAAAATTATTCATGCTATTAACAGTTCGCTCCTACGGAGCTCTCCGTTAGTTTCTCAACGGTTTACCATTTTGTAGCATATACTGAATTCTCTCCAAAGTTTTTCTTTCTCCACAAAGCTGAAGGAAAGTTTCCCTTTCAAGATTAAGCAGATATTGTTCTGTTACTACTGTTGGTTCAGAAAGGTTTCCTCCTACCATTACATTAGCCAGTTTATCGGCAATTTTCTTATCGTGTTCAGAGATGTATTTTCCGGTTAGCATCTGGTCTGTTCCTACATAGAACATTCCTAATGCGTCTTTACCCAAAACTTTTACTTTCTGCTCAATTGGCTGAGTATATCCTTGTTCAGCTAATAGTTTGGCTACTTTTTTAGCTTCGGCAATCTGTCTGTTTTTGCTTACGGAAACAATGTCTTTCCCTTTTTCAAGGATTCCCATATCGTAAGCTTCATAAGCGGAAGTGGCTACTTTACCCATGGCGATGTTCATAAATGCATCACGAAGTCTGTTATTTTTAACATCATCGTTATGGAATTCTCTGGAAGTTCTTAAAGTTAATTCTTTAGTACCTCCACCGCCAGGGATTACCCCAACACCGGTTTCTACAAGACCGATATAAGTTTCTGCCGCTGCAACCACTCTGTCAGCGTGCATCGTCATTTCGCATCCTCCACCTAAAGTCATTCCGTGAGGAGCAACTACTACAGGAATAGAAGAGTAACGTACTCTCATCATTGATTTCTGGAAGTAAGCGATCGCCATATTCAGATCATCCCAATCCTGCTCAATGGCCATCATAAGGATCATCGCCAGGTTAGCACCTACAGAGAAGTTAGCACCTTGGTTACCAATTACTAATCCGTCATATTCTTTTTCCGCCAGATCAATGGCTCTGTTTAATCCGTCAAGAACTTCGCCTCCAAGAGAGTTCATTTTGGAACGGATCTCGAAGTTGATGATACCATCTCCTAAATCTTCAATCGCTGCCCCTGAATTGCTCCAAAGCGTCTTATTTTTTCTGATATTATCTAAGATGATGAATGCATCCTGACCAGGAATTTTGCTGTATTCTCCTGAATTTTTATCAACGTAAATGCTTTGCCCTTCATCGTTAACTTTGTAAAAAGTTTCTACATTTTTAACCCAGTCAGAAACTTCGTATCCGGCATCTTTTGCCAGTTCAATACCTTTCTGAACCCCTACAGCATCCCAGATTTCAAACGGACCGTTTTCCCATCCGAAACCTGCTCTCATAGCATCATCAATTTTATAAACTTCGTCAGAGATTTCAGGAACTTTGTGAGAAACATAAGCGAATAATGCTCCTAAAGATTTTCTGTATAATTCGCCTGCTTTATCTTTACCGCCAATCAGAACTTTGAATCGGTCAATTGGTTTGTCAATAGATTTTGTTAATTCCAGAGTAGGGAAGGATGATTTTCCTTGAAGCTCATACTCCAGAGTATCAAGATTTAATCCGTGAATTTCAGATTTTCCGTCTGCGTTTTTCACTTTTTTATAGAAACCTTGCTCTGTTTTTGAACCTAACCATTTATTATCCATCATTTTCTGGATATAAGCCGGAAGGGCAAATACGTCATTGAAATCATTCGCTTCCGCACCGCTTTGACGGACTCCGTTGGCTACCATTACCAAAGTATCAAGACCTACAACGTCAGCGGTTCTGAACGTCGCAGATTTTGGACGGCCGATTACCGGACCTGTTAATTTATCAACATCAGAAACAGTAAGACCTAATTTCTGTACATTGTGAAGAAGATCCATCATAGAAAACACACCAATTCTGTTGGCAATGAATGCAGGAGTGTCTTTTGCTAAAACGGTTGTTTTACCTAAGAATTTGGCTCCGTAATTCATATAGAAATCAATAATTTCAGGATCTGTATCGTTAGTAGGGATGATTTCTAAGAGAGGAAGATACCTTACCGGATTGAAGAAGTGTGTACCCGCGAAGTATTTTTTGAAATCCTCGCTTCTTCCTTCTGTAAGCAAATGAATAGGAATCCCGGATGTATTAGAAGAAATCAAGGTACCCGGTTTTCTGAACTGTTCAATCTTTTCGTATACGGACTTCTTGATGTCAAGTCTTTCTACTACTACCTCAATAATCCAGTCTGTATTTTTTATTTTCGGCAAATCATCATCGAAATTTCCGATTGTAATTCTGTCTGCAAACTTTGGAGAATAAAGAAGTGCAGGACTTGCTTTTTTAAGTTTTTCAAAGTTTTCGGAAGCAATTCTGTTTCTTACTACCTTGTCATCTTTGGTCAAACCTTTTTTCTGTTCAGCTTCAGTAAGTTCAAAAGGAACAATATCCAGGAGTGATACTTCCACACCGATATTGGCGAAGTGAGCTGCGATACCGCTTCCCATAATTCCTGAACCAAGAACCGTTACATGTTTGATTCTTCTTTTCATATGTAAATTTTTATTTTTTATAAGATTATACAAACCCGGAGGTTCATCATAATTTACTTTCTGTTATTCAATAATTCGTTGGCAATTTTCATGATTTCGGTCATTACGTCTTTAAAAGTTTCCAGTTTTTCCGGAGCTATTTTTTCCATGACCTTTTTGTTGAAGTTCACAACGACTTCCTTAGACATATTTCTGGAGTTTAAACCTTTATCGGTAAGCTTAATGATCACCTCTCTTTTATCAGTGGTTGTCTTTTCCTTATAGATATACCCGTTATCTTCCAGAAGTTTGATAATTCTCGTTAATGAAGTGGGTTCAATAGCCATCTTCGGACCGAGGTTGGTACTTCGTGTTCCTTCTTTGGGATCAATTTTAAGAAGTGTGAGTGCCTGTACCGCCGTGGAATCATGTTCCTGGGCTAATTCTGTGTACATTTTAGAAACAGCCAGCCAGGTCTGCTTTAAAATTAAATCTACGTTTTCTATTTTTTCCTTATTATTATCCATCATTTTTTCGCCAATGGTTTTACCCAAATTTAATAAATATTATGCATGCATAATATTTATTAACGTTAAATTTTGTTAATAGGCTGTAAATAAACGGATTAAATTGTATGATTAGCATAATACTATGCATGCATAGTATGTGAATTAATCAAAGAAAAATGTGTATTAATGAATGTTTGTAACTAAATTGATAATTTCTTCAAAAGATTCACATTGGTAAGTAGCGGAATCTTTAGTAATTACCCAAAATGGACTCTGAAACTCAAAATTAAGGTCAGACAAGTCTTTTTGGAAGTTTTTTTGAAGCAGAGAATACAGCATTTCCTTGTGAAACTGCGGTGCCGAGATAAAAGGGGGAATAAAGGTCTCGTTAATTTGAAATAACGAAGCATTAGTAAGTTCTTCATGCTGCAGCAAAACATCCTCTACAATCCCCGAATACAGATGCTTTTCCTTTACATACCATATTTTGTCCGCAAACTCTTTGGCCAGCCGCCAGTCGTGGGACGAAAACAGGATAAGTTTATTCTGTTCCTTAGCCAGTTTTCTTAAGGTTTTAAGAATTATGATTTTGTTTTTTTCATCCAGATGAGTAGTGGGCTCATCCAGAATAATAACAGGCGAATTTTGTGTAATAGCCCGTCCGATAAATGCTTTCTGAAGGTTTCCGTCCGATAGATTTTTTAAAAGAGTATATCGGTATTGGCTCAAAGCTAATTCTTCAATGATATGAGCAACTTCTTCGCGGTCTTCCTTTTTCAGCTCAAAATAAAAAGGGTAGTAGATATACTTTCCCAGAGAAATCAGATCTTCAACCGTATAATGCTGCGGGATAACCGATTTTGAAAAGACAATAGCAATATTTTCCGCAATTTCTTTTACAGAAAGATTTTTTATATTTTTTCCGTTGAGAATAATTTCCCCATTTTGCAGAGGAATCTGATGCAGAATGGATTTAATTAATGTTGTTTTTCCAACCCCGTTATTACCAATCAGCAGGCATACATCACCAAGCTTCAAATCCGCATGGGCATTGGAAATTAAAGTGGTAATGTAGCCGATATTTGCCTGTTTGATCTGTAGGTGCATATCTAACATAAAAAAAGGATTAGAAATAACAGGATAGGTAGAAAACTTAAGAATAAATATAAGAATTTACTTTTTTTGACTTTCCATAAAGTGTAACTACCTAATATAATAGAACCGGAAAAGGCATAAGGTAATGCAAAAAAAATCCACCAATTATGTCCCCACGAATAAACCCAATGTAATTTCTGATTCATTCGAAACATTTTTGAATACTCCAGAAATGCAAAACTCACTACAAACAAAAAAATGTGTGCAGTAATTAATTGTTTTTGTGTTATTCTAATGTTCATGACTTTATTTATAGTAAGATAAGTCGTGTTTAGTAAGTCATGCTGAAAGCATCTCTGCAAAGTTATTATGGATGCCATCGGAATGAAACATTACGAATATTTTCTCTTTTTATTTTAATGAAGAAAGTTAAGGATTTATTCTCAAAATCTGCGGGAACTTTAAATTAGTTATTCATTTATTAATTATTATTTTTTAAACTTTATTCTGTTTCAAAAGCATCATCAGTATTACAGGAATTCCAAATACAGAACTTATTACATTCAGAGGAATCTGTGTTTTCTCTGCAATAACGGAAAAGAAAAGCATAATTAGTATTCCCAACAGCATATTAAGAATCCATTGCTGCCATAATTTGGATGGATTATAAACCAACCTGCAAAAGTGAGGAACTATAATTCCAATAAATAAAATAGGTCCTAAAAATGCCGTAACAGAAGCCGATAGGAGAGAAGATGCAACGATGATTAAAAGCTTCAGCTGTTTCAGATTTACCCCTAAACTTTGTGCATAGGAATTGCCCAGAGAGTTTCCAATAAGAGGCTTTATGGCTCTGAAACAGATGAGCATGCCGGTTACGATTAAAATAAACAGCACATAAATCTGGTTCCTCGTTACCATATTATTCGCTCCGAACGACCATAAAATATAGTTTTTCAGACTCTGATTTTCCGCATAAAACTGAAGAAGAGATACAATGGCACCCGCAAAAGCAGATACCAGAAACCCCAAAATAATAAGGTACGACTTGTCCTGAAATCTGTTAGACATGGACAGCAGAATCAGCATTAACAGCAAGCTTCCTCCAATAGCTGACAGGCTCAGAAAACTGTTCTGTAAAAACTCAGGAAGTAAAATATTGTGCGAAAAGAAAATATAAAAGGCAACAGACAGGCTGGCAACCGAAGTGATACCCAGTATATCAGGTCCCGCCAGAGGATTTTGAAAATATTCCTGCATCAGAAAACCTGAAGTAGGAATTGAAATTCCGGCCAGCATCATTACCAGAACACGGTTGATCCGGATTTCAGCAATCTGGCTGTGAGCAGACTCCTGAAAGAAATCCTGGAAGCCTAAGCTTAAAAATCCTGTGTTCATATTAATGACAGCACTTACAACAATGGCAATCGCGAATAACAAACACAGGATTTTAAATCTTTTTGACATGATTCAGAAAGAGTTCAGTCTATTTTATTTTAGGAAAGAATCAATTTTTGAATTCAATACATCTTCCGTCATCATTCCCAGATATTCATCGGTTTTATCTCCTTTTCTCATGAATGTGAAAGGAATAGAACCACCGTCCCATTGTTTGAAGTTGTTATGAAAGAAGTTTTGATCTAATTTTTGTCCGTCCAGTAAAATAATGCTGCTTCCCAGCTTATTTTCTGTAGCAAAATTTTTCACAGCACCAGCCCATTCTGCCTTATCGTCAAGGTTGACAAAAGTGAATTTTACAGGTTTTCCTTTCAATTCCTCCATTTTACTTTTAAAGCTTGGAATTTCTCTCATACATGGGCCGCACCAGGTTGCAAAGAAATTGGTCACATATAGAGTGTCATTGTTTTTTGCTAAATGCTGGCTTACATTTTCGGGAGAAAGCTCTGTGGGAAGGGTCGTAGCTCCTTCAGCCTCTGTAGTTTGAGACACAGAAAGAGAGTCTGCAGCTGTGGTGTTTTCAGTTTTCTGACCTTCTTTTTTACAGCTGTACAGCGCAGTAAGAAGTAACGTGGAAAAAATTATCTTCTTCATAAATTATTTTTTATCTATTTTTGAATTGAAGTTATGGAACAACAAATCTATAAGGGGAAACTGATACAGTTTCATCCGTTAAAAATAGCGAAAAAGGAAGAGCTGACCAAAAATACTTTTTCTCTGGAGTTTGAGATTCCTGAGAATGTAAAGGAAAATTTCAGGTTTGAGGCAGGGCAGTACGTCAGTATACGTTTTCAATCACATGGGAAAGAGGTTATTAATGATTATTCAATGACCTCGGCTCCTTATGAAGGGAAAATAAGCCTGGGAATAAAGATTAATTCCTCTGAGGGAGCAACTTCCCAGTTATTTCAAAACTATCATGAAGGGGATGTGCTGTGGGTGAGTGAGCCAGCCGGAAGGTTTACCATTGTATCTAAGCCCAGCGAATTCAGGACTATTGTTGCCTTTGCCGCCGGCATAGGGATTACCCCTATTCTGAGCCATTTTAAAAATATTCTTCACAACGAACCCAGAACCCGGTTATTTTTATTTTTTGGAAATAAAAGCTCAGATGAACTTGTTTATCGGGAGCAGCTGGATCATCTTGCAAGAACATTTGGTGACAGACTTCAGATCTTCTATTTTTTCTCACAGGAAAAAACAGCAGATCAGTTTTTTTATGGCAGGTTGGACGAAAAGAAATTGGCTCTTATCATTAATCAGATTCTCCATTTGGATGATACTGATGAAGAATCAACCATTTGGGATGCCGTAGACGAAGTCCTGATCTGTGGAAAAGGAGAAATGATCAAAACCCTGGCGAATGCCTGCTACCATCACGGAATTCCGAAAAAGAACAT of the Chryseobacterium aureum genome contains:
- a CDS encoding iron ABC transporter permease, giving the protein MSKRFKILCLLFAIAIVVSAVINMNTGFLSLGFQDFFQESAHSQIAEIRINRVLVMMLAGISIPTSGFLMQEYFQNPLAGPDILGITSVASLSVAFYIFFSHNILLPEFLQNSFLSLSAIGGSLLLMLILLSMSNRFQDKSYLIILGFLVSAFAGAIVSLLQFYAENQSLKNYILWSFGANNMVTRNQIYVLFILIVTGMLICFRAIKPLIGNSLGNSYAQSLGVNLKQLKLLIIVASSLLSASVTAFLGPILFIGIIVPHFCRLVYNPSKLWQQWILNMLLGILIMLFFSVIAEKTQIPLNVISSVFGIPVILMMLLKQNKV
- a CDS encoding ABC transporter ATP-binding protein codes for the protein MHLQIKQANIGYITTLISNAHADLKLGDVCLLIGNNGVGKTTLIKSILHQIPLQNGEIILNGKNIKNLSVKEIAENIAIVFSKSVIPQHYTVEDLISLGKYIYYPFYFELKKEDREEVAHIIEELALSQYRYTLLKNLSDGNLQKAFIGRAITQNSPVIILDEPTTHLDEKNKIIILKTLRKLAKEQNKLILFSSHDWRLAKEFADKIWYVKEKHLYSGIVEDVLLQHEELTNASLFQINETFIPPFISAPQFHKEMLYSLLQKNFQKDLSDLNFEFQSPFWVITKDSATYQCESFEEIINLVTNIH
- a CDS encoding MarR family winged helix-turn-helix transcriptional regulator gives rise to the protein MDNNKEKIENVDLILKQTWLAVSKMYTELAQEHDSTAVQALTLLKIDPKEGTRSTNLGPKMAIEPTSLTRIIKLLEDNGYIYKEKTTTDKREVIIKLTDKGLNSRNMSKEVVVNFNKKVMEKIAPEKLETFKDVMTEIMKIANELLNNRK
- a CDS encoding 3-hydroxyacyl-CoA dehydrogenase/enoyl-CoA hydratase family protein, producing the protein MKRRIKHVTVLGSGIMGSGIAAHFANIGVEVSLLDIVPFELTEAEQKKGLTKDDKVVRNRIASENFEKLKKASPALLYSPKFADRITIGNFDDDLPKIKNTDWIIEVVVERLDIKKSVYEKIEQFRKPGTLISSNTSGIPIHLLTEGRSEDFKKYFAGTHFFNPVRYLPLLEIIPTNDTDPEIIDFYMNYGAKFLGKTTVLAKDTPAFIANRIGVFSMMDLLHNVQKLGLTVSDVDKLTGPVIGRPKSATFRTADVVGLDTLVMVANGVRQSGAEANDFNDVFALPAYIQKMMDNKWLGSKTEQGFYKKVKNADGKSEIHGLNLDTLEYELQGKSSFPTLELTKSIDKPIDRFKVLIGGKDKAGELYRKSLGALFAYVSHKVPEISDEVYKIDDAMRAGFGWENGPFEIWDAVGVQKGIELAKDAGYEVSDWVKNVETFYKVNDEGQSIYVDKNSGEYSKIPGQDAFIILDNIRKNKTLWSNSGAAIEDLGDGIINFEIRSKMNSLGGEVLDGLNRAIDLAEKEYDGLVIGNQGANFSVGANLAMILMMAIEQDWDDLNMAIAYFQKSMMRVRYSSIPVVVAPHGMTLGGGCEMTMHADRVVAAAETYIGLVETGVGVIPGGGGTKELTLRTSREFHNDDVKNNRLRDAFMNIAMGKVATSAYEAYDMGILEKGKDIVSVSKNRQIAEAKKVAKLLAEQGYTQPIEQKVKVLGKDALGMFYVGTDQMLTGKYISEHDKKIADKLANVMVGGNLSEPTVVTEQYLLNLERETFLQLCGERKTLERIQYMLQNGKPLRN
- a CDS encoding TlpA family protein disulfide reductase; translation: MKKIIFSTLLLTALYSCKKEGQKTENTTAADSLSVSQTTEAEGATTLPTELSPENVSQHLAKNNDTLYVTNFFATWCGPCMREIPSFKSKMEELKGKPVKFTFVNLDDKAEWAGAVKNFATENKLGSSIILLDGQKLDQNFFHNNFKQWDGGSIPFTFMRKGDKTDEYLGMMTEDVLNSKIDSFLK
- a CDS encoding four helix bundle protein, with the protein product MNDFKRHNFKKLKIWQMGMELSKLTLDITDTFPTYEKYGLKSQMDRCSISIPSNIAEGSSRTNKSFSHFLDISLGSSFELQTQLLLANHRKYLSDEKTEIFEIKIEEFQKATMVFQNTLNRD
- a CDS encoding thiolase family protein → MKTAYIVKGFRTAVGKAPKGSLRFTRPDVMAATVIEKLMAELPQLDKNRIDDLIVGNAMPEAEQGLNVARLISLMGLNTDKVPGVTVNRYCASGSEAIAIASAKIQAGMADCIIAGGTESMSYIPMGGYKPVPETDIAKTNPDYYWGMGYTAEEVAKQYNITREEQDQFAFESHMKALKANQEGKFANQIVPIPVEYNFLDENQKLQTKKFDFSVDEGPRADTSLAGLAKLRPVFANGGSVTAGNSSQMSDGAAFVMVMSEEMVKELGLEPQARLVAYAAAGLEPRIMGMGPIYAIPKALKQAGLELKDIDLIELNEAFASQSVAIKKELGLNPDILNVNGGAIALGHPLGCTGTKLTVQLLDEMRRRGNKYGMVSMCVGTGQGAASIFELL
- the tnpA gene encoding IS200/IS605 family transposase, with the protein product MANTYTQIYIQIVFAVKGRQNLISKENREELHQFITGIVSHRNQKLFAVFAMPDHVHILISMNPSLSVSDLVRDIKAGSSKFINEKGWVNGKFNWQEGYGAFSYSKSSVDSVVKYILNQEEHHKNKSFREEYLDFMSKFEIEYDPKYLFEWVND
- a CDS encoding ferredoxin--NADP reductase; this translates as MEQQIYKGKLIQFHPLKIAKKEELTKNTFSLEFEIPENVKENFRFEAGQYVSIRFQSHGKEVINDYSMTSAPYEGKISLGIKINSSEGATSQLFQNYHEGDVLWVSEPAGRFTIVSKPSEFRTIVAFAAGIGITPILSHFKNILHNEPRTRLFLFFGNKSSDELVYREQLDHLARTFGDRLQIFYFFSQEKTADQFFYGRLDEKKLALIINQILHLDDTDEESTIWDAVDEVLICGKGEMIKTLANACYHHGIPKKNIHFELFEEFNDDIYPVEKEFPLIENIEVEFTMLGKKYTAQLADNKDKLLQQLLIRKFPVPYSCKSGICGSCECSLEEGEVELLENEYLTEKEEEQGHILACMSIVKSKKIKLNFDLS